A window of Desulfonauticus submarinus contains these coding sequences:
- a CDS encoding LPP20 family lipoprotein, producing MKIKCFLLGSLMVLVMLSVAMAQPTMNYGYVQTFENGQVNWTTGLVTAKGIGAPPATAVNMAQARAMAVRAATVVARRNLLEVIKGVQIDSTTTVQNYMVTNDIIVSRVQGFLQNSQVLDIAYMSDGSVEVTVGVSLRGGLADVLLPKTIPFGTKIQRPTRLTPSAPQVSVPAPTAPATPTVPTTPEVQKPRMEEAQTQPKPQIVYTGLIVDARGLGARPAMSPKIYDENGQEVYGSAFVSREYAIQQGMAGYAKDINKAKTNPRVANNPFIAKAVQVKGKARTDLVINNDVANQLRSLSKNQNFLEKCKVMIILD from the coding sequence ATGAAAATAAAGTGTTTTTTGCTAGGGAGTCTGATGGTATTAGTTATGTTGAGTGTTGCCATGGCTCAACCAACTATGAATTATGGATATGTTCAGACTTTTGAAAATGGTCAGGTTAATTGGACTACAGGACTTGTTACTGCAAAAGGTATAGGGGCTCCGCCAGCTACTGCTGTAAATATGGCCCAGGCTAGAGCTATGGCTGTGAGAGCAGCAACAGTAGTAGCTAGAAGAAATTTATTGGAAGTAATTAAGGGTGTGCAGATTGATTCTACTACTACAGTTCAGAATTATATGGTAACAAATGATATTATTGTTTCTAGGGTTCAGGGTTTTTTACAGAATTCTCAAGTATTAGATATAGCTTATATGTCTGATGGTTCTGTAGAAGTAACAGTAGGAGTAAGCTTGAGAGGGGGACTTGCTGATGTTTTATTACCTAAAACGATTCCTTTTGGGACTAAGATTCAAAGACCAACAAGATTAACTCCATCTGCTCCTCAAGTTTCTGTGCCTGCGCCCACGGCTCCAGCCACTCCAACAGTTCCAACTACGCCTGAGGTTCAAAAACCTAGAATGGAAGAGGCTCAGACTCAACCTAAGCCTCAAATTGTTTATACAGGTCTTATTGTGGATGCACGGGGTTTAGGTGCAAGGCCTGCGATGAGTCCTAAGATATATGACGAGAATGGTCAGGAAGTGTATGGTTCTGCTTTTGTAAGTAGAGAATATGCTATTCAACAAGGTATGGCTGGATATGCAAAAGATATTAATAAGGCAAAAACAAATCCTAGAGTAGCTAACAATCCTTTTATTGCTAAAGCTGTGCAGGTAAAGGGTAAGGCAAGAACAGACTTAGTAATAAATAATGATGTAGCTAATCAATTAAGATCTCTTAGTAAAAATCAAAATTTTTTAGAAAAGTGTAAGGTAATGATTATTTTAGATTAA
- a CDS encoding FecR family protein yields MKVIKFFFLIFCVLVFFSRVVNAEEVEVEGKVKVNFLQGKIFSKGKLLALGDILSPPVEVKVDKDSRLELLLPDKSVLRFNENTKFKLVKALVKENKREIKTDLILGECWASVQKMIGDDNTFEISSPTAVAGVAGTKYRAIVNTDYSKFLVYDGKIKVGYRPVSEKYQMGKGFQAHRVQGPMRIAGPKRVSVEEWTMIVARGYEFVVYPDGRFDVPKKFDVKQDSQNPWVKWNQQRDKQMGF; encoded by the coding sequence ATGAAAGTAATTAAATTTTTTTTTCTAATCTTTTGTGTTTTAGTATTTTTTTCAAGAGTTGTTAATGCAGAAGAAGTTGAAGTAGAAGGAAAAGTAAAAGTAAATTTTTTGCAAGGAAAGATTTTTAGTAAAGGTAAATTATTAGCGTTAGGAGATATTTTGTCCCCACCTGTAGAAGTTAAAGTTGATAAAGATTCTAGATTAGAGTTATTACTTCCAGATAAAAGTGTATTGCGTTTTAATGAAAATACTAAATTTAAGTTAGTTAAAGCTCTTGTAAAAGAAAATAAAAGAGAAATTAAAACAGATTTAATTTTAGGAGAATGCTGGGCATCTGTTCAAAAAATGATTGGTGATGATAATACATTTGAAATAAGTTCTCCTACAGCTGTTGCTGGAGTTGCAGGGACTAAATATAGAGCAATAGTAAACACTGATTATAGCAAATTTTTAGTTTATGATGGTAAAATAAAAGTAGGTTATCGGCCTGTATCAGAAAAGTATCAAATGGGCAAAGGTTTTCAAGCTCATCGAGTTCAAGGACCAATGAGAATAGCTGGCCCCAAAAGAGTGAGTGTAGAAGAATGGACGATGATTGTAGCAAGAGGGTATGAATTTGTGGTTTATCCTGATGGGCGATTTGATGTTCCTAAAAAATTTGATGTAAAGCAAGATAGTCAAAACCCATGGGTTAAATGGAACCAACAACGTGATAAGCAGATGGGATTTTAA
- a CDS encoding N-acetylmuramoyl-L-alanine amidase, with amino-acid sequence MRLKRRDLLFIMAGAGISFLPVSRLFAESGFDLGLQAQEFLAKGKFDQAISILKKGVKIDPQNEWLWGLLGRAYFQKKDMRGALDSFRKVLVLNPEDTYSRMMVDIITQKPVPPKKIEKKELTPLEKKALQEEQEIFARLKGEKGLGYHIRRIVLDPGHGGFDSGAVGLHKLQEKNVNLDVAKRTAAILNQKDSQLKIFLTRTEDYFVPLSARTTTANQYSADLFVSFHVNANRNRRPRGMETYFCSEKASSKEAARVAAFENSVIKLEKNELIKKGYVNIEEILFRFERKRYWQAGGKVASYLQTVLKHELPLKNRGIHSANFYVLRRAKMPSILLELGFISNPDEEYLLRQSDFRHKLALSVAKGILSLKTVKI; translated from the coding sequence ATGCGTTTAAAAAGAAGAGATTTACTTTTTATAATGGCAGGGGCGGGGATTTCTTTTTTACCTGTGAGTAGGCTATTTGCAGAATCTGGGTTTGATTTAGGACTACAAGCTCAAGAATTTTTAGCTAAAGGTAAGTTTGATCAAGCAATTAGTATATTAAAAAAAGGAGTAAAAATAGATCCTCAAAATGAATGGCTTTGGGGATTATTGGGAAGAGCTTATTTTCAGAAAAAAGATATGCGGGGGGCTTTGGATAGTTTTAGAAAGGTTTTGGTTTTAAATCCAGAAGATACTTATTCCAGAATGATGGTGGATATTATAACTCAAAAGCCAGTTCCACCTAAAAAGATAGAAAAAAAAGAATTAACACCACTGGAGAAAAAGGCTTTACAAGAAGAACAAGAAATTTTTGCTCGTTTAAAAGGAGAGAAAGGATTAGGTTATCATATTCGAAGAATTGTACTTGATCCAGGTCATGGTGGATTTGACTCTGGAGCAGTGGGTTTACATAAACTTCAAGAGAAAAATGTAAACTTAGATGTTGCCAAGAGAACCGCAGCTATCTTAAACCAAAAAGATTCTCAACTAAAAATTTTCTTAACAAGAACCGAAGATTATTTTGTGCCTCTTAGTGCTAGAACAACTACAGCTAATCAGTATAGTGCAGATTTATTTGTATCTTTTCATGTAAATGCCAATAGGAATAGAAGACCTAGAGGAATGGAAACTTATTTTTGTTCAGAAAAAGCTTCTAGTAAAGAGGCTGCAAGAGTAGCTGCTTTTGAAAATTCTGTTATTAAACTTGAGAAAAATGAACTTATAAAAAAAGGCTATGTTAATATAGAAGAGATATTATTTAGATTTGAAAGAAAAAGATATTGGCAGGCAGGAGGAAAAGTAGCCTCTTATCTACAAACTGTGTTAAAACACGAATTACCGCTTAAAAATAGAGGAATTCATTCAGCTAATTTTTATGTATTAAGAAGAGCAAAAATGCCCTCTATTTTGTTAGAGCTCGGGTTTATTTCTAATCCAGATGAAGAGTATTTACTTAGACAGAGTGATTTTAGACATAAACTTGCCTTAAGTGTGGCAAAAGGAATTTTATCTTTAAAAACAGTGAAAATATAG
- a CDS encoding SpoIID/LytB domain-containing protein: MAKIIKFTLICLFIPCITFAYSFNPKPLLDQARTYLESGNFAQAIESYDLVYTYARDVEVKAKALVRMADISALFLDQKEVAKNYYQKAIKLFPYSRELKNAYFNLAMLLYEQGSLQDSLHYFQDFIHNFPQDIRYSTADYMIERIKREIRKGEIPSFKIEPPSLGDEPMIRVLLAKVKNVNLTSKQNLWINGSSYPKGVYVFKIKNGTIYLGQKRLNRVVDLKFIDVFIFNNKKYKGRLKLKLKDNLILVINCLPMEEYLKGVVPKEMSASWPLEALKAQAVAARSYAYFVHLKSEEKDFDLSSSVASQVYGGILPQSSKSIQAVWDTRGEILMFKGKPVIAYFHSHSGGVLETAKNVWKVQFPYFRIKRDPYSNKIKKLEWRTEISLSKIENVLREKGFGLSRIKRVESKDVSPSGRVINFSITAENGEVLLASNNMRIWLGPSIIKSTLCSVKQVGTNLLFKGRGYGHGVGMSQWGAYDMAKEGKKYREILQFYYPGTTVKTIY, encoded by the coding sequence ATGGCTAAAATAATTAAATTTACTTTAATTTGCTTGTTTATTCCTTGTATTACTTTTGCCTATTCTTTTAATCCTAAACCGTTATTAGACCAGGCAAGAACATATTTAGAGTCAGGTAACTTTGCTCAAGCAATAGAAAGTTATGATTTAGTTTATACATATGCCAGAGATGTAGAAGTCAAGGCCAAAGCTTTAGTTCGTATGGCAGATATTAGCGCTTTGTTTTTAGATCAAAAAGAAGTTGCTAAAAATTATTATCAAAAAGCTATTAAATTATTTCCTTATTCTAGAGAATTAAAAAATGCTTATTTTAATTTAGCCATGTTATTATATGAGCAGGGTAGCTTACAGGATTCACTTCATTATTTTCAGGACTTCATTCATAATTTTCCTCAAGACATAAGGTATAGTACTGCTGACTATATGATAGAAAGGATAAAAAGAGAGATCAGAAAAGGAGAAATACCATCTTTTAAAATAGAACCTCCTAGTTTAGGAGATGAACCAATGATACGTGTTCTTTTAGCAAAAGTTAAAAATGTTAATTTAACTTCTAAACAAAATTTATGGATAAATGGCAGTTCATATCCAAAAGGAGTTTATGTTTTTAAGATCAAAAATGGAACTATTTATTTAGGACAAAAGAGATTAAATAGGGTTGTTGACCTAAAGTTTATAGATGTTTTTATTTTTAATAATAAAAAATATAAGGGAAGATTAAAGTTAAAATTAAAGGATAATCTTATTTTAGTAATTAACTGTTTGCCGATGGAAGAATATTTAAAAGGTGTAGTCCCTAAAGAGATGTCTGCTTCTTGGCCATTAGAAGCATTAAAGGCTCAGGCTGTTGCAGCTAGATCTTATGCCTATTTTGTGCATTTAAAGTCAGAGGAAAAGGATTTTGATTTAAGTTCTTCTGTTGCTTCTCAGGTTTATGGTGGTATTTTACCTCAAAGCTCTAAAAGTATTCAAGCAGTCTGGGATACACGAGGAGAAATATTAATGTTTAAAGGTAAGCCTGTAATTGCTTATTTTCATTCACATAGTGGAGGAGTTTTAGAGACTGCAAAAAATGTGTGGAAGGTGCAATTCCCTTATTTTAGAATAAAAAGAGATCCTTATTCCAATAAAATAAAGAAGTTAGAGTGGAGGACAGAGATTTCTTTATCTAAAATAGAAAATGTTTTAAGAGAGAAAGGATTTGGTCTCTCAAGAATTAAAAGGGTTGAAAGTAAAGATGTTTCTCCTTCTGGAAGAGTGATAAATTTTTCTATCACTGCTGAAAATGGGGAAGTTCTTTTGGCAAGTAATAATATGAGAATATGGTTAGGTCCTTCTATCATTAAGTCTACTTTATGTTCTGTAAAACAGGTGGGGACAAATTTATTATTTAAAGGGAGAGGATATGGACATGGGGTTGGTATGAGTCAATGGGGGGCCTATGATATGGCTAAAGAAGGTAAAAAATATAGAGAAATTTTGCAGTTTTACTATCCAGGAACAACTGTAAAAACAATATACTAA
- the miaA gene encoding tRNA (adenosine(37)-N6)-dimethylallyltransferase MiaA: protein MPKSKLLCIVGQTGTGKTSLALALAKKKPISVINFDSRQVYKDFPIVTAQPSFEEQKECPHYLFGFLEVDKKITAGEFVRLAKERIKKEIQKGRFPVLVGGTGLYLKALLYGLAPIPEISSEVRDEVENLRETKGLGFLYSFLQKVDSVYANRIHPNDKQRITRALEVYLQTGKPFSTWHQKTPSEKKYNFLKVGLKMDVNILVDYLSERIEKMIEQGAIDEVKRAIVKYKDKTLPGFSGIGIPEIIEYLENKISFKEMQRKWLKNTRAYAKRQLTWFKKEKDVFWFSPLNLKEAIQHIEQWLK from the coding sequence ATGCCAAAATCTAAATTATTGTGTATTGTAGGCCAAACTGGAACAGGAAAAACTAGTTTGGCTCTTGCCCTAGCAAAAAAAAAGCCTATTTCTGTTATTAATTTTGATTCCAGACAGGTCTATAAAGATTTTCCTATTGTTACAGCTCAGCCTTCTTTTGAAGAACAAAAAGAGTGCCCACACTATTTGTTTGGGTTTTTAGAAGTGGATAAAAAGATTACTGCTGGTGAATTTGTGCGTTTAGCAAAAGAGAGAATAAAAAAGGAAATACAAAAAGGTAGATTCCCTGTTTTAGTGGGAGGAACAGGTTTATATCTAAAAGCATTATTATACGGGTTAGCACCTATTCCTGAAATTAGCTCAGAAGTGAGAGACGAGGTAGAAAATTTGAGAGAAACAAAAGGGCTTGGCTTTCTTTATTCTTTTTTACAGAAAGTAGATTCTGTTTATGCTAATAGAATCCATCCAAATGATAAACAAAGAATTACAAGGGCTTTAGAAGTATATTTGCAAACAGGCAAGCCTTTTTCTACATGGCATCAAAAAACTCCTAGCGAAAAAAAATATAATTTTTTAAAAGTTGGATTAAAGATGGATGTAAATATTTTAGTAGACTATTTGTCTGAGAGAATAGAGAAGATGATAGAACAGGGAGCAATTGATGAGGTAAAAAGAGCAATTGTAAAATATAAAGATAAAACTCTTCCTGGATTTAGTGGCATTGGAATTCCAGAGATAATAGAATATTTAGAAAATAAGATTAGCTTTAAAGAAATGCAAAGAAAGTGGTTGAAAAATACCAGAGCTTATGCCAAAAGACAATTAACATGGTTTAAAAAGGAAAAAGATGTTTTTTGGTTTTCTCCTTTAAATCTTAAAGAGGCAATACAACATATTGAGCAATGGCTAAAATAA
- a CDS encoding tetratricopeptide repeat protein — MFFKRIAFFSLVGVFLILGACAQKGRAPQGVMDNPEHHFEQGLNYLDQEKFDLAREEFDQALSLDPEYGPALAGKGYLLVIKGDDDGFKLIKKGERKAKGKEEKLNSLCLEIRGYIAFRKLKKLSASKLISKAKEVFEKAKLVDSKNPAIYFYMGEAYLYGLDFPNAERMYAQVKALGKGYEDKADERWQLVQKANRAAPESKLGKEIVLLDKLTRADMAGLLIEELNVERFYKRTQKAEKRGFVAPKGIQMSFEDLYKKIRVLDVDNHPLKNDIYLVIDLGVKGLQPYPDHTFRPNEHVTKVEMALLFEDIIIRATGNDRLASEFIGQESTIPDIPSTHYAFNAVMLCTTRGLLTTDLRTGEFHPEEPVSGVDAVLAIKKLKNMLRVF, encoded by the coding sequence ATGTTCTTTAAAAGGATAGCTTTTTTTAGTTTAGTGGGGGTTTTTTTAATATTGGGAGCTTGTGCACAAAAAGGTAGAGCCCCTCAGGGAGTTATGGATAATCCAGAACATCATTTTGAACAAGGATTGAATTATTTAGATCAAGAAAAATTTGATTTGGCAAGAGAAGAATTTGATCAGGCTCTGAGCTTAGATCCAGAATATGGTCCTGCTTTAGCAGGGAAAGGATATTTGTTAGTTATAAAAGGTGATGATGATGGTTTTAAGTTAATCAAAAAAGGGGAAAGAAAAGCTAAAGGAAAAGAAGAAAAATTAAATTCTCTTTGTTTAGAAATAAGAGGATATATTGCTTTTAGAAAGCTTAAAAAACTTTCTGCAAGCAAGCTTATTTCTAAAGCAAAAGAAGTCTTTGAAAAGGCAAAGCTTGTAGATAGTAAAAATCCTGCTATTTATTTTTATATGGGAGAGGCTTATCTTTATGGGCTTGATTTTCCTAATGCAGAAAGGATGTATGCCCAGGTTAAGGCTTTAGGAAAAGGATATGAAGATAAAGCAGATGAGAGATGGCAATTAGTGCAAAAAGCCAATAGAGCTGCTCCTGAAAGTAAATTAGGCAAGGAGATAGTTTTATTAGATAAACTTACTCGCGCTGATATGGCTGGTTTGTTGATAGAAGAGTTAAATGTAGAACGTTTTTATAAAAGAACTCAAAAAGCAGAGAAAAGGGGATTTGTAGCTCCAAAAGGGATACAAATGAGTTTTGAAGACTTATATAAAAAGATTAGAGTATTAGATGTAGATAACCATCCTTTGAAGAATGATATTTACTTAGTTATTGATCTAGGAGTAAAAGGTTTACAACCATATCCAGACCATACTTTTAGGCCCAATGAACATGTTACTAAAGTAGAAATGGCACTTCTTTTTGAAGATATTATTATAAGGGCTACAGGAAATGACCGTTTGGCTAGTGAATTTATTGGGCAAGAGAGTACTATTCCTGATATTCCTTCTACTCACTATGCATTTAATGCGGTGATGTTATGTACTACAAGAGGTTTGCTTACTACAGATCTAAGGACAGGTGAATTTCATCCAGAGGAGCCAGTGTCTGGTGTGGATGCTGTTTTAGCTATAAAGAAGTTAAAAAACATGTTAAGAGTGTTTTAA
- a CDS encoding tetratricopeptide repeat protein produces the protein MKFRKLVFLIVLFNLFFTVCFSFADDINDLIFKASDLHYQGKLNESEKIFLKVLQLDPNNEFALNQLGLLAAKREKFNLAYKYFTRVVNLSPDNTFARIWVGVLLLKDNKPDKAMQQFERVLQIDPYNANAYYFIGVIYAVEHNLEQSIKFLRKAQQVGSDDPETHYRLANAFLGLDMIYNAELELNRALQINPKYVKAMNALGWIYFNQGHVSKALSVWNKALKLEPKNSEARHNLAKVYNEMALQAYKKGDIRKATSFWKKTLIFEPRNKSARYYLKKVSKRRK, from the coding sequence ATGAAATTTAGGAAATTAGTTTTTTTGATTGTGTTATTTAATTTGTTTTTTACAGTATGTTTTTCTTTTGCAGATGATATAAATGATCTGATTTTTAAGGCATCAGACTTACATTATCAAGGTAAGTTAAATGAGTCAGAAAAAATTTTCTTAAAAGTGTTGCAACTTGATCCAAATAATGAATTTGCCCTAAATCAGTTAGGACTTTTGGCTGCTAAAAGAGAAAAGTTTAATTTAGCTTATAAATATTTTACTAGAGTTGTAAATTTATCTCCTGATAATACCTTTGCCAGAATTTGGGTAGGCGTTTTGTTATTAAAAGATAATAAACCAGATAAAGCAATGCAACAGTTTGAAAGAGTGTTGCAAATAGATCCTTATAATGCCAATGCCTATTATTTTATAGGAGTCATTTATGCTGTTGAGCATAATTTAGAGCAAAGTATTAAGTTTTTAAGAAAAGCCCAACAAGTAGGTTCAGATGATCCAGAAACTCATTATAGGTTAGCAAATGCTTTTTTAGGACTAGATATGATTTATAATGCTGAACTTGAATTAAACAGAGCATTACAAATAAATCCAAAGTATGTGAAGGCAATGAATGCCTTAGGTTGGATTTATTTTAATCAAGGTCATGTGAGTAAAGCTTTATCTGTTTGGAATAAAGCTTTGAAACTAGAACCTAAAAATAGTGAAGCTAGACATAACTTAGCAAAGGTTTATAATGAAATGGCTTTACAGGCTTATAAAAAAGGGGATATACGAAAAGCTACTTCTTTTTGGAAGAAGACTTTAATTTTTGAACCTCGTAATAAATCTGCTCGGTATTATTTAAAAAAAGTAAGTAAAAGAAGAAAATAA
- the coaD gene encoding pantetheine-phosphate adenylyltransferase, with translation MEKIAVYPGTFDPLTNGHVSLVKRGLRIFDTIILAIAYNSPKKTLFSLKERVSLAKEVFKNEPKVKVESFEGLLMDYVNKKKAVAILRGLRAVSDFEYEFQMALMNRKLSPEVQTVFLMTDYKWLYISSTIIKEVASLGGNVEGLVPKSIEKALKAKYAKI, from the coding sequence ATGGAAAAAATAGCAGTTTATCCTGGAACTTTTGATCCTCTTACCAATGGCCATGTGAGTTTGGTAAAAAGAGGTCTTAGAATTTTTGATACAATTATTTTGGCTATAGCCTATAATTCTCCAAAAAAGACACTTTTTTCTTTAAAAGAAAGAGTAAGCTTAGCTAAAGAAGTTTTTAAGAATGAGCCAAAAGTAAAAGTAGAATCCTTTGAAGGTCTTTTAATGGATTATGTAAATAAAAAAAAAGCTGTCGCTATTTTAAGGGGGCTTAGGGCAGTATCTGATTTTGAATATGAATTTCAAATGGCCCTTATGAATAGAAAACTTTCCCCAGAAGTGCAGACTGTGTTTTTAATGACTGATTATAAGTGGTTATATATTAGTTCTACTATTATTAAAGAGGTGGCAAGTCTTGGTGGAAATGTAGAAGGATTGGTCCCTAAAAGTATAGAAAAAGCATTAAAGGCTAAATATGCCAAAATCTAA
- the pgsA gene encoding CDP-diacylglycerol--glycerol-3-phosphate 3-phosphatidyltransferase produces the protein MAGNLTIPNILTIFRIVLTPIFVITFVSKKIFFSLIIFFVAGITDALDGFIARFFNQKSTLGAILDPLADKILLMTAYVCLGIVYWVPSWLTVIVVSRDILIIGGLAFLNFMGQNIKSKIKPSFLSKINTLFQLFLVLVVLSHKSEVLSFSIFFDYYIYLCVLVAVLTVASGIDYIIKGANYLLLMNGEKI, from the coding sequence ATGGCAGGGAATCTGACTATTCCTAATATTTTAACTATCTTTAGAATAGTTTTAACACCTATTTTTGTAATTACTTTTGTCAGTAAAAAGATTTTTTTTTCTTTAATTATTTTTTTTGTAGCAGGTATTACTGATGCATTAGATGGTTTTATCGCCCGTTTTTTTAATCAGAAGTCTACTTTAGGGGCAATTTTAGATCCCTTGGCTGATAAAATTTTATTAATGACAGCATATGTTTGTTTAGGCATAGTATATTGGGTTCCTTCTTGGCTTACTGTCATAGTTGTAAGTAGAGATATACTTATAATAGGAGGTCTTGCTTTTTTAAATTTTATGGGTCAGAATATAAAATCGAAAATAAAACCATCTTTTTTAAGTAAAATAAATACATTATTTCAATTATTTTTAGTTCTTGTTGTTTTGTCACATAAAAGTGAAGTATTATCTTTTAGTATATTTTTTGATTATTATATATATTTATGTGTGTTGGTTGCCGTTCTTACAGTAGCTTCTGGTATAGATTATATTATAAAGGGTGCAAATTATCTTCTATTGATGAATGGAGAAAAAATATAA